One window of Pyrus communis chromosome 12, drPyrComm1.1, whole genome shotgun sequence genomic DNA carries:
- the LOC137711331 gene encoding uncharacterized protein has translation MSTPRYPQGNGHAEASNKTILDCLKKSFSDKKGKWPNELPGYLWVYRTTKRQATGETFFFLAFGSEAIIPPNVIVPSISTLLPSVEQNEKKMTTNLDLAEEKCERVITHITAYQQQLISSYNKKAKIRQFQPKDLVLRKVFTTA, from the coding sequence ATGTCAACACCGAGGTATCCTCAAGGCAATGGGCATgccgaagcatccaacaagacaaTCCTCgattgcctcaagaaatccttctccgacaagaagggaaaatggccaaaTGAACTCCCTGGATACCTTTGGGTGTATCGCACAACTAAACGACAAGCAACCGGTGAGACTTTCTTCtttttggcatttggttcagaagcaatcattcctCCCAATGTCATCGTGCCAAGTATCAGCACTTTACTCCCAAGCGTCGAGCAAAATGAAAAGAAGATGACGACTAATCtagatctggcagaggagaaATGCGAAAGGGTCATCACCCACATCACAGCTTACCAGCAGCAGCTCATCTCTAGCTACAACAAAAAGGCCAAGATTCGACAATTCCAGCCCAAAGATTTAGTCCTAAGAAAAGTCTTCACCACCGCCTGA